From Solanum stenotomum isolate F172 chromosome 2, ASM1918654v1, whole genome shotgun sequence:
tcaaataaagagtTTCACATACATTATTAGGGCatgattatttttctttgaattctTTTTATTGATTCTAACAAAACAATCAATATGTTATGTTAcactaataaaaatttaaggGATAAATAACCTCAATCCGTAAATGATACATCCTACCAATAATCAAGATATATATCAAccacataaatatataataaaatgattATGGACCCACGATGTatgatcaaacttaaattttttaggCCAAACTAATACAAAACCAGCTAGTTTAGTAGAGAGAagttagaaattattttaagtaCCTTTCACAAACAATATTGATGGTACGTCTGGTAGACTagaatttttaattgttttttctaaACAAACTCAATGAATAAGTAAGATACCGGTCATAGTCAGTTTTGTGTATTCTAtatattctatttatttatttatctacgTGTGGATAGAAATTTGGCTCTTCTAGAagttcaaaagaaaattaaaaaaaataaaatctacaCAGCCAATTAAATAGAACTATAACAGAATAATCATACACATCAAGTTGCATCAAATAAATacgaaaataataaaaattcacTACTTTTCAAAAATGGCCTTCTGTCAAATTTGTCATTTATTGGTGTAACATAGCATATTTTGTTGACACACAATACCTTACCTTAATTTACCTTTATTTctactttaaattaaaaaaatgtattaatgTTTGACTATAGGgtatataatttataaagatCTAGATGTTTGattaatatgtataaaataatattgtctcaacaaagaaattattgaaaatagcATGGCATGAAGAATAATTTCGATAATTTGATAGCGTGttatatttagaaaataatatgcACACTAAGGTAGATTTTGAGAGGAAAAACACACAAATATTCTTCAAACTTAAAatcattataaaaaagaaatatttgaaacatACTTAATAGTTGATATTATCATGATGATTGAGTGACTAGAAAACGAAGAAAGATAGACATCTCAACTAACAAGACATGAGAAAAACGAATTGCAATATATGATATTAATTTAATGCAAAAGCATATCATAAATTGATGGATCCATATTTGTCATTTATTAAAGGGTTGAGAATTGTCAAAAGTATACTGCACGTATTGTTGACTAAATTGTACCACTAACATTTTTTGTCTTCAAAATTATTGCACATGCTCATGTTTTTCCCCATGATATTCATTTTGCCATGCTAGGAGAATGTTTaagaaagacaatttttttgCTTATTATGATTTGCGGACTATTATATTATGTAACAAAATTTATTATGTATGCCTCTACAAGACAGCGATTGCAAGTTTACAAAGTGTaagattaattttgaaatataatttagttTTATGCATCAAAggtgtgaaaaatatttatataaccGAATGTCTGAATCAATAGTAAAGTATTAGAGGTAAAACTCTAAAAATGCTATAAGTTGAAAAAAATTGCAATAACTAATGTTCTATaggctaaactatcttttagcacactttttcttcttcctccccCTTTATATTTGATGGATTAAAAAATGGTTCAATTTCACACACACTCATTTAAATGTAacgaataataataatatttgaaaattgatgTGTACTTGAATTATAGGAGCTAGTAGTCATTGATATGCCCATATTGTGAGTTGTGACATTATTGTTGTTgcgatttaaaaaaaagtacgaattaataaatatatcaaaagagaaAAGTAATTAGAGTTCTACTTGCACAAACCTATAAGAATTCAACCATgataatagaataataatgttgtAGTTGCTATTGATCATAAACTCAAACTTTTGGTGCAGTTGCCTGAAAAGTATGAGATctaatttttactaaataatattattagtgtatatatatatatagtatattaaaGTTAAATTCCTTTTCAAAAAAGGATTATTCATCTAATCTAGCTTACCAAAGTAAAACTTACATAGGAATATGGATATGTGtcactacttttttttttagacaaTAACCACTCCTTTTACTCATAAACAAAATAACTAACattacataaacaaaaaaaaagaaaagaaatataagacaaATATTgtctatacaaaaaaaaaagaaaaaagaaaagaacaaatgGAATTAATAACAAAGTTTGGTGGATGAAATATTTCGCATTCGGCTAGGTTGTGGAAACGGTTGCACCTCACCTCACCCCTTGAGATTTGAAACATTTCGTGTTTTGATAGGTTCTGAAAAAAGTCGCACCTCACCTAATCGAGATTTGAGTGATTGATTTCACCGCTCGAACATtgaatatcaaaaaaaattattttcttgataatcCAAAGCCATTAGCCAATGCATGAACAGCAGGATTAAAAGCCAATTGCCCCAAAATCCCCTGTTTATAAGGCAAAAAAGTCTTCTTTTTCAAATCTGATGAAAGTGCTCTGTTTACTGTGTAATGCAATTCATGAGCTGAAacttttcccttttttgttCTAACAATTGATTTAGATGATGATAGAGAAGAAACAGAGCTTTCATTTCCCCGAGAGCTCGAATTTTTTCCTTCTCTGTAACCAGCAGCTGTATATTTCTTTAATGGATCTTTATCTGATGCTCTTCCTTCTGATGCACTCCTAAACAAGAAAAAATCTTTGAATCTCCATTTTTTACTTCCTTTAGATGATGATGAGGACAAAATTAAACATGTAGACGCATTCGATTTCGAAGATTGACTTttcatttcttcatcttcttcttcttcccatgAATACTGTGAAATTCTCATAGGTGAAAGTGACCTTGTTGATCTTCTGCTCGATGAATTCGACAACCCATTCGACGAACCTCTCTG
This genomic window contains:
- the LOC125856818 gene encoding uncharacterized protein LOC125856818 codes for the protein MEVLIPFNDMDNFDFNSARSTPFTSPPSTPKPFNGDFYFSAPPSPTHLSQFYSEFESLFVADADDKAEITSHVDEFAFDVTQELGIGSVSAEELFDGGMIKPSPVLQTQKKNRVGVSAKNKKVQETEYSSKSSITERESRGKQRGSSNGLSNSSSRRSTRSLSPMRISQYSWEEEEDEEMKSQSSKSNASTCLILSSSSSKGSKKWRFKDFFLFRSASEGRASDKDPLKKYTAAGYREGKNSSSRGNESSVSSLSSSKSIVRTKKGKVSAHELHYTVNRALSSDLKKKTFLPYKQGILGQLAFNPAVHALANGFGLSRK